Proteins encoded together in one Sceloporus undulatus isolate JIND9_A2432 ecotype Alabama chromosome 4, SceUnd_v1.1, whole genome shotgun sequence window:
- the LOC121929821 gene encoding cyclin-dependent kinase 4 inhibitor C-like encodes MKLGNPEIARRLLLGGADPDLKDGRGFAVLHDAARAGFLDTLQTLLEFQADVNAEDGEGNLPLHLAAQEGHLPVVAFLLERTASRVGHRNRHGATAYDLARLYKRTAVAQLLEGRAAPGGE; translated from the coding sequence ATGAAGCTGGGCAACCCGGAGATCGCCCGCCGCCTGCTGCTGGGAGGCGCCGACCCGGACCTGAAGGACGGCCGGGGCTTCGCCGTGCTGCACGACGCGGCCCGGGCGGGCTTCCTGGACACGCTGCAGACTTTGCTGGAGTTCCAGGCGGACGTCAACGCCGAGGACGGCGAGGGCAACCTGCCGCTGCACCTGGCCGCCCAGGAGGGCCACCTGCCCGTCGTGGCCTTCCTGCTGGAGCGCACCGCCAGCCGCGTCGGCCACCGCAACCGCCACGGAGCCACCGCCTACGACTTGGCCCGGCTCTACAAGAGGACCGCCGTGGCCCAGCTCCTGGAGGGAAGGGCAGCCCCCGGCGGGGAATGA